One window of the Nicotiana tabacum cultivar K326 chromosome 4, ASM71507v2, whole genome shotgun sequence genome contains the following:
- the LOC107780581 gene encoding SNF1-related protein kinase catalytic subunit alpha KIN10 isoform X1, with translation MLFLRVCYRQMGSRGGGTTDTPFLRNYRLGKTLGHGAFGKVKVAEHLLTGHNVAIKILNRQKMRNLGMEEKLRREIRICRLFVHPHVIRLYEVIETPTDIYVVMEYGKSGELFDYIMEKRRLQEDEARHIFQQIVAGVEYCHRNRVVHRDLKPENVLLDARGNVKIADFGLSNIMRDGHFLKTSCGSPNYAAPEVVSGKLYAGPEVDVWGCGVILYALLCGKLPFEDENIPNLFKKIQRGIYTLPSHLSPGARDLIPRMLIVDPMMRTTIADIRQHQWFKIHLPRYLAVPPPDSMQLLKKLDEEILQQVIRMGFDRDQLLESLQKRMQDDATVAYYLLYDNHSLASGSYLGAEFQESMDGYSPGSLPNLDRQLSAENGTSQAASLRHSFSKEKKWLVGLQSPANPREIMNQVLGTLHELNVRWKKVGHYNMKCLWCQCHGLDHLKSMASNHVNNYQFISNATSMSTHLQPQTALKFEMQLYKTQNDRYLLDLQRISGPQFLFLDFCAVFIMQLKAPQ, from the exons ATGCTATTTTTGAGA GTGTGCTATAGACAAATGGGTAGCAGAGGTGGTGGAACGACTGATACTCCTTTTCTGAGAAACTACAGGCTAGGAAAAACTCTTGGGCATGGAGCCTTCGGTAAAGTCAAAGTTGCTGAGCATTTGCTGACGGGGCACAACGTGGCTATAAAAATCCTTAAccgtcaaaaaatgaggaatctCGGCATGGAGGAAAAAC tgagaagagaaataagaatatgtagattatTTGTGCATCCACATGTCATACGGCTCTATGAAGTGATAGAGACACCAACAGATATATATGTTGTAATGGAGTATGGTAAGTCTGGCGAGCTCTTTGACTATATTATGGAAAAACGCAGGTTACAGGAAGATGAAGCTCGGCATATTTTTCAGCAG ATTGTTGCCGGTGTAGAGTACTGCCATAGGAATAGGGTGGTTCATCGGGACCTTAAGCCTGAGAATGTGCTTTTGGATGCAAGAGGCAATGTAAAGATAGCAGATTTTGGCTTGAGCAACATTATGCGAGATGGCCATTTTCTGAAGACAAGTTGTGGAAGTCCTAATTATGCGGCTCCTGAG GTTGTCTCTGGGAAACTTTATGCTGGTCCGGAGGTAGATGTCTGGGGTTGTGGTGTTATCTTATATGCTCTTCTTTGTGGAAAACTTCCGTTTGAAGATGAGAATATACCTAACCTTTTCAAGAAAATACAG CGTGGAATCTACACCCTTCCGAGTCATCTGTCACCTGGAGCTAGGGATTTGATACCAAGGATGCTAATTGTTGACCCTATGATGCGGACCACCATAGCTGATATTCGTCAGCACCAGTGGTTCAAAATTCATCTTCCTCGGTATTTGGCTGTTCCTCCACCTGATTCTATGCAACTTCTGAAAAAG CTCGACGAGGAAATTCTCCAGCAAGTAATTAGAATGGGTTTTGATCGAGACCAGTTGCTCGAATCTTTGCAAAAGCGAATGCAAGATGAT GCTACTGTTGCATACTATCTGCTGTACGACAACCATTCCTTGGCTTCCGGTAGCTATCTAGGAGCTGAGTTTCAGGAATCTATG GATGGTTATTCCCCTGGGTCGCTTCCAAATCTTGATCGACAGCTGTCTGCTGAGAATGGAACCTCTCAAGCAGCGAGTTTGAGACACTCATTTTCCAAAGAGAAAAAATGGCTAGTTGGACTTCAG TCTCCAGCAAATCCACGGGAGATCATGAATCAGGTTCTTGGAACTCTGCATGAACTAAATGTTCGATGGAAAAAAGTTGGGCACTACAATATGAAGTGTTTATGGTGTCAGTGTCACGGTCTTGATCATCTTAAGAGCATGGCCAGCAATCATGTGAATAATTATCAGTTTATTAGCAATGCAACTTCCATGAGTACACATTTACAGCCACAAACCGCTTTGAAGTTTGAAATGCAG CTCTACAAAACTCAGAACGATAGATACCTGCTTGATCTCCAAAGAATTAGCGGTCCACAGTTCCTCTTCCTGGATTTTTGTGCTGTTTTCATTATGCAGCTGAAGGCACCACAATAA
- the LOC107780580 gene encoding uncharacterized protein LOC107780580: MRPMNLVGRDRIEAFVSFFVTLLPHELSALLYSTSTFFFILSAYFVVLPLRDEGAISLGLGNLPSLFVGSLLLTLVAAPVSTLMFSLPNLSKSKALVLIHRFFGVTLVAFYVLWLSSTPGSSPFNIKGLFSVSSTIKQELKVEVGHTNTPNSASWSNRGWFYVSVRIGLFLWVALLNLITISSTWARVIDVMDSESGLRLFGFIGAGATLGQLFGSLFATGMAWLGPHLLLVSAILMELAAQSSKGIKKDVLQLREELSPFREAYMDQAKEDEDESKLTQRTTSPKSPASVAKPQLWAILDGLKLILSSTYLLHVSLFLWLSAVVSSFFYFQKVTVIAAAVTDPTGRRRLFAQINSFIAIFILAGQLTLTGRILTFAGVTLAICSTPFVAFTNLIALAVWPTWIAVAVSETLRKVVTYVVTRPGRELLFTVVSQDEKYKAKVCIDVIVQRLGDATAAGMYKLLFSTLNGKASTVSLYALPVCFMWILTAFYLGHRYKQLSMAQPSQPAETCRK; the protein is encoded by the exons ATGAGGCCGATGAATTTGGTGGGCAGAGATCGAATTGAGGCATTTGTTTCGTTTTTCGTCACTCTTCTACCCCACGAGCTCTCCGCTTTGCTTTACTCCACCTCCACTTTTTTCTTT ATTTTGAGTGCATATTTCGTGGTGCTTCCTTTACGTGATGAAGGAGCTATATCTCTAGGCCTGGGGAATCTACCGAGCTTGTTTGTTGGATCCTTGCTACTCACACTGGTCGCTGCCCCTGTTTCCACCTTAATGTTTTCGTTGCCTAATCTTTCCAAGTCCAAG GCTTTGGTCTTGATACACAGGTTTTTTGGGGTCACTCTTGTTGCATTCTACGTCTTGTGGCTTTCTTCTACTCCCGGAAGTTCACCATTTAATATCAAG GGACTGTTCTCTGTGTCCTCAACCATAAAACAGGAACTAAAAGTGGAAGTCGGTCACACGAATACTCCAAACTCGGCAAGTTGGAGCAACCGTGGGTGGTTTTACGTGTCAGTGAGAATTGGCTTGTTTCTTTGG GTTGCTTTGCTTAATCTTATTACTATATCTTCAACTTGGGCTAGAGTTATTGATGTGATGGATAGTGAG TCAGGTTTAAGATTGTTTGGGTTTATTGGTGCTGGTGCTACACTTGGCCAGCTGTTTGGTTCGCTATTTGCAACGGGAATGGCTTGGTTAGGACCGC ATTTACTTCTTGTTTCAGCAATTCTCATGGAACTTGCTGCACAATCATCAAAAGGGATCAAGAAAGATGTCTTACAACTTCGTGAAGAACTATCTCCCTTcag AGAAGCTTATATGGATCAAGCCAAAGAGGACGAGGATGAATCAAAGCTCACACAGAGAACAACTTCCCCAAAATCGCCAGCTTCTGTAGCAAAGCCTCAGCTCTGGGCTATATTGGATGGGTTAAAGCTAATTCTATCTTCGACTTACTTGTTGCACGTATCATTATTCCTTTGGTTGAGTGCGGTTGTTTCCTCGTTTTTTTACTTTCAG AAAGTAACTGTTATTGCTGCTGCAGTAACAGATCCAACTGGTAGAAGAAGATTATTTGCACAGATCAATAGCTTTATTGCTATTTTTATCCTTGCTGGACAACTTACTTTGACG GGGCGCATCCTTACTTTTGCTGGTGTCACTCTAGCCATTTGCTCCACACCTTTTGTTGCATTCAcaaatttaattgctttagcaGTATGGCCTACATGGATTGCAGTGGCCGTCTCAGAAACCCTGAGGAAG GTGGTCACATATGTAGTTACCAGGCCTGGAAGGGAGCTTCTTTTCACTGTTGTCTCACAGGATGAGAAGTATAAAGCAAAG GTATGCATAGATGTGATAGTTCAAAGACTTGGAGATGCTACAGCAGCTGGAATGTACAAGCTACTCTTCAGCACTCTCAATGGCAAGGCATCAACTGTTTCTCTATATGCCCTACCT GTCTGCTTCATGTGGATACTGACAGCATTCTATCTAGGACACCGATACAAGCAACTTTCAATGGCTCAGCCCTCTCAACCTGCTGAAACATGTAGAAAATGA
- the LOC107780581 gene encoding SNF1-related protein kinase catalytic subunit alpha KIN10 isoform X2 produces the protein MGSRGGGTTDTPFLRNYRLGKTLGHGAFGKVKVAEHLLTGHNVAIKILNRQKMRNLGMEEKLRREIRICRLFVHPHVIRLYEVIETPTDIYVVMEYGKSGELFDYIMEKRRLQEDEARHIFQQIVAGVEYCHRNRVVHRDLKPENVLLDARGNVKIADFGLSNIMRDGHFLKTSCGSPNYAAPEVVSGKLYAGPEVDVWGCGVILYALLCGKLPFEDENIPNLFKKIQRGIYTLPSHLSPGARDLIPRMLIVDPMMRTTIADIRQHQWFKIHLPRYLAVPPPDSMQLLKKLDEEILQQVIRMGFDRDQLLESLQKRMQDDATVAYYLLYDNHSLASGSYLGAEFQESMDGYSPGSLPNLDRQLSAENGTSQAASLRHSFSKEKKWLVGLQSPANPREIMNQVLGTLHELNVRWKKVGHYNMKCLWCQCHGLDHLKSMASNHVNNYQFISNATSMSTHLQPQTALKFEMQLYKTQNDRYLLDLQRISGPQFLFLDFCAVFIMQLKAPQ, from the exons ATGGGTAGCAGAGGTGGTGGAACGACTGATACTCCTTTTCTGAGAAACTACAGGCTAGGAAAAACTCTTGGGCATGGAGCCTTCGGTAAAGTCAAAGTTGCTGAGCATTTGCTGACGGGGCACAACGTGGCTATAAAAATCCTTAAccgtcaaaaaatgaggaatctCGGCATGGAGGAAAAAC tgagaagagaaataagaatatgtagattatTTGTGCATCCACATGTCATACGGCTCTATGAAGTGATAGAGACACCAACAGATATATATGTTGTAATGGAGTATGGTAAGTCTGGCGAGCTCTTTGACTATATTATGGAAAAACGCAGGTTACAGGAAGATGAAGCTCGGCATATTTTTCAGCAG ATTGTTGCCGGTGTAGAGTACTGCCATAGGAATAGGGTGGTTCATCGGGACCTTAAGCCTGAGAATGTGCTTTTGGATGCAAGAGGCAATGTAAAGATAGCAGATTTTGGCTTGAGCAACATTATGCGAGATGGCCATTTTCTGAAGACAAGTTGTGGAAGTCCTAATTATGCGGCTCCTGAG GTTGTCTCTGGGAAACTTTATGCTGGTCCGGAGGTAGATGTCTGGGGTTGTGGTGTTATCTTATATGCTCTTCTTTGTGGAAAACTTCCGTTTGAAGATGAGAATATACCTAACCTTTTCAAGAAAATACAG CGTGGAATCTACACCCTTCCGAGTCATCTGTCACCTGGAGCTAGGGATTTGATACCAAGGATGCTAATTGTTGACCCTATGATGCGGACCACCATAGCTGATATTCGTCAGCACCAGTGGTTCAAAATTCATCTTCCTCGGTATTTGGCTGTTCCTCCACCTGATTCTATGCAACTTCTGAAAAAG CTCGACGAGGAAATTCTCCAGCAAGTAATTAGAATGGGTTTTGATCGAGACCAGTTGCTCGAATCTTTGCAAAAGCGAATGCAAGATGAT GCTACTGTTGCATACTATCTGCTGTACGACAACCATTCCTTGGCTTCCGGTAGCTATCTAGGAGCTGAGTTTCAGGAATCTATG GATGGTTATTCCCCTGGGTCGCTTCCAAATCTTGATCGACAGCTGTCTGCTGAGAATGGAACCTCTCAAGCAGCGAGTTTGAGACACTCATTTTCCAAAGAGAAAAAATGGCTAGTTGGACTTCAG TCTCCAGCAAATCCACGGGAGATCATGAATCAGGTTCTTGGAACTCTGCATGAACTAAATGTTCGATGGAAAAAAGTTGGGCACTACAATATGAAGTGTTTATGGTGTCAGTGTCACGGTCTTGATCATCTTAAGAGCATGGCCAGCAATCATGTGAATAATTATCAGTTTATTAGCAATGCAACTTCCATGAGTACACATTTACAGCCACAAACCGCTTTGAAGTTTGAAATGCAG CTCTACAAAACTCAGAACGATAGATACCTGCTTGATCTCCAAAGAATTAGCGGTCCACAGTTCCTCTTCCTGGATTTTTGTGCTGTTTTCATTATGCAGCTGAAGGCACCACAATAA